Below is a genomic region from Pseudopipra pipra isolate bDixPip1 chromosome 6, bDixPip1.hap1, whole genome shotgun sequence.
TTACATTTGTTGCAGACTTGCTTTTTACCTTTCTATTAGACAAGAGCCATCATCTCTAGTTTTGTGGAGAAGAACACCCAGTGTGTAGAGCTTGATTTGAGTTAGGAATGTTCTTCATAGTATTCAATTACCTGCACTGCTTCTGTGCTTGACTTAGTCATGGCCAATAGTCTACTGCCAGCTAGAGCTCCTCTCTGGCTTTTGAACTCTCTATCTGCACATCCAGCACTCCTTCAGTAGTGTGTGAAACCATTCTTGACAACTCATGTCGTCCCTTTTGGATTAAACTATGATCTAATGTGGTTCTTTCCTTGGTTAAAAACGCTAATGCATCCTAGAAACTGTGGTTTCATCACAGGGAAACATCCTAGGAAGCTCTGATAAGGACAGTGTCACTATtacgctttttttttttttatatcttatCTAGAACAACGATTGTTTGCAAATTAGAGCACAAAGAATGTAAGGCACTTCAAACTTATCCAAAAAGCAGTTCTCTCACACTTGTAGTTAAGTAAACAAATGGGTAATTCTTGCCTTTTGTGGTGATAAAAGGCACTTCAAGGTGATAAGGGGCcacactctttgctactgtAAATCTCTATTTTAGTAAAATTAGTCTGGTAGGTTAGGCCTGATGGGAGGAAGGGGAGTTGTCCTTCTCTCATAATCTGTTTTTGCACTTGCTGAGTCTCCATGTGCTTTGTGTATCCACCCTTCCCAGTTATTAATGAAGTGTGGCAAGAACAAACAATTGCTCGTCTGCTGCAGCTGGTCGACCTTCCCCTCCTGGAGTCTCTGCTGGAGCACCAAGAGATCAGAcctcagctcccacagccaaGGAAGGGAGCTGGGTATGTCATCACAAGCAACTACCTAGACAGAGAGATCCTCAAGGCTTTCAGTGACTCACAGTAAGTATTCATTGCTCTCCTCTGTGGAACCCTAAGACTTTCTGCTTCCATGGGAATGCAAAGCATAGTTGATCTTTGGGTAGAAATGTAGTAGTCTCAGTCCTGCCAGAAAGGACTGAGCAGGCACTTTGCTCCCTGTTGGACTTGACTGGAATAACTGGTAAATAACAATTGCTTAGCTCTAAACCAGAGTAGTGGGATAATTTCTGCTGCACGCTGGAATGGTTTTTGAATGCAATGATGGTATTCAGAGGGGAAATTCTTTGCTGCATTGAGGGAAGAATAGAGCTTTTTACTACCAACCTGAAAGTTTTCCCTAAAGCATTACTTTTGAGGAAATAGTTTAGTTCCTCCTACTATATTAAAAGAGCCAAAAATGCTGAAATTGAAACTGTGCACAGAGTTAAAAATACTGTCTGAAAAACTTTTACCAGTCTAAATCAGATCAAGGTTCATGTTTCTGTTTATCTAGCAATAATTATGTCTTTATCTCACAGTAGAGGACATCACTGACTTCAGGTTTAACTGCTTGTGACTGTTTACCTGTGTGGGTTACTAATTCTTCATCTTGATTAAATACATAACAAAGAGGTATATGACTATGATCCACTTGAGTGTGTCCGGTAAAGTGTCCTCTGTGTGTGAGAATTTCTAATGTATTTAAGTACTTACACATGCAGTTTTCACTGGGATTGAGAAACAAGTCTACCTGCTTTCTGTGGAAAGCAAAGCAACCAGCTCTGAAAGGCACCTGTAGGCAATGCTACAAACCTAAACCACTCTGTCTTCCAGGACAGACGAATGGCTCTCGGCAGCAATAGATTGCTTGGAATACCTTCCGGATCATATGGTGGTGGATATTAGCAGGAACTTGCCTGATCAGCCAGATCAAGCAGATACATGGAAACTGCTGCTGTTTGACAATATTGGTAGATACTACAGCCAAAAGAAGGAGCCGCTGTTAAGCCACGCACCCGAAATCCATTTAGAAATTGCAGAGCTTTTAGGTAAGTAAAATAAAGCCGTGTCCCAATGCTTATGTGAGATATGTATTGAGAAACTGAGTGTTTACCTCAGCAGCCAAGATTAAATATTGACTtctgcaagtatttttttttccttttcacttctAACCATAAAGACTGTGCTTGATTTTGGCCCTGACTTTTATGCAGTTCTGTAATCTTTGATTGGGTCTGTGTAGAATGGCTGTGAAAATGGAGCACTATAATTTGGTAGCAATTGGTATACATGGAAGTTAAATGTTCATGGGAAATGAAacaataatattaaatatttatgctaTGAGAACTAAACTGAAACCTGTATAGATGCTTTGTACCCCATTcacaactaatttttttttacacagaaatGTTTCTTAAATTTTGCTTAGGCAACATTTTACAAAGCTTTTGATGTTTTAGTCCTCAATTAACATCTTATCCCTGTTCTCCATATTTTTCATCCTATTTCTTGTTCCATGGGAATAGTTTGTCCTGTTGGTGGGAATAGTTTGCATTTATATCCTATTCCTCCTGCCTACATGAGAAAGGGATGATATTAGTACAACCTACTTCATTTAAATAATTCACATATCTAAAATGGCTATTCTGCATAGTAAGGCAAATTAAAACTTAGCCAAGCTCTACAAAGTGGTTTGCAGTTAATTCCTTACACTAGCCCGTGTATTTAGaacatatttctcattttttggGAGATCTTTATTTCCACAACAAGAGCTCATTCATTTCTTTAACAGAACCATTTTCTCTGCAATATTTCACATCCCATTCAAGATGGCTGAACTGTAATTGAACTTAATTGCAAGTGAGCTTACTTAAATATCAGCCTGAAAGCCTGTATGTGGGACGTTCTCAGACTGTCTGCGAGCAGCTCTCATTAACCTGTGAGAAGTTTTTGTGAGAATTAATTGCTTAGTTTGACCAGTTCTGTGTAGAGAGATGAACGTCTCTTCAGTGGATATTTAGGTGTTTTATTGCAACATTTATGTAAATAATTATGGCAATAGATACCCTTATCTCTCCCCAGTGAATGGGAAGATGGAGCAATCTTTAGAAGCTGTTCAGCTGTATTTGAAACTTCTAGACAGCCAAGTCAGGGAGGAGTTCAGGAGACTGTTGTACTTCATGGCTGTTGCAGCACACAATTCTGAGCTCAAACTACAGAAGGAGGTAAGTGTGTACTTAATAGATGCTTTACACTTACTGAAATCTAGAGGTCACAGACACTGGTAAGAAAACATGTTTGTAGCTTAAATAGGTGACTACAGGAAGAGCAATGACTCTGGAAGAACAATGGGGGAGACTGACTCTCTTCTTTTCGTCCTTGTTCTTTAGAGTGACAACAGGATGGTTGTGAAAAGAACATTCTCTAAAGCTATTATCAACAATAAAAACTTATCCAGAGGGAAAACTGACCTCCTGATCTTGTTCCTTGTGGACAACCAAAGAGATGTGTTAAAGGTAAGAGCTAGAAAATGACCAGGTTTTGGCTAATCTTGTATGCCTATGAAGAATTGCCTTTTCTAAGATGCATTGTCATCTCTTTCTCTTCAAGATCCCAGGGACTCTGCATAAGATGGTCAGCGATAAACTGCTGGCTTTGCAGAAAGGCCAGGATCCCAGTAAGATAACAGGTAACAGCTCAAACTGAGCTTTTTAATCTCGTCATGCACCCAAAATGAGAAATAGGTGATGCAAAAAGACTTGCTGTAACGATGACTAATTTGACTCTAAAGGAGGATGGGTCTGTGGAATCCCTAGGGTGGCTGAGTGTGGTGTTAGCTCTGAATGTCTCTTGTTTCCTTTTAGGCTATACCTTTTGCCAAAAACTTGATGAAAGAGAGTATCGCTCCAATACAGAGAAGACCACAAGAGATGAGCTGTTGTCTCTGTTGAAAGCTATCGATGAAGACTCAAAGCTCTCTgacaaagagagaaagagactgCTAGACCAGTTTCATAGTAGTAATCCAAGTATTTTTATGCAGTATTTTGGAGACAGAGTTACtaatatgtgtgtgtgagacTTTAAATAGAGATTACTTTGTATACTCCAGCATTGAAAACACTAATATATTTGTAAATTTTTGTATTCATGTATTGTGCCTAATAAAGTTATTTTGTGGAAATGGATGGAATGTATTCAGTTATTACCAAAGCCAACAGTACAACAGTAGCCTTTATTTATAGTTTAGCTTTTCTCATTCTTAATTGCTATCGGATCAAAATaatccttccttttcctcacCTAAAACCAAGTCTATTGACTCCCTCTCTTCAAATATCAAAATTCCTGAGATGGAAGACACCATGAATGAGATGTCTCTCTCACCTTTTACCTCAGCACTGAATCTTATGCTGAACATTCTTTTTCTAATTTGCCTTGCATTATGTGACTGACACGTAGCATTGATCTTTGCCTTGCTGTGTAATGGACAGAGCTGAAGAACATCTCCTGCTTGATGTTCCACAGCTTTCCTTCAAGCTTGCCAGCTAATGATACTGTCTATGTGTATGACAAATTACTGTGCTGTTTTAAGCTAAAATGGCACCATATTGAGGAATTGACTGTCCTGAGATGGTAAAGATATTCTGGATTTTTAAATCAGTCTGGCTTTGGTTGCCACAGGATGTACTGTTTATGACTGGTTATCTTCATCCCTGCAGTGTTTTGCTCTGACTGTAACTCTTATTGATGGCACCAGCTGTAATTAGAAAAGAGCTGGAGCGAAGGAAAGGCCTTTGGCTTGGCTTGTGGCTGTATAGTTTATCTGTGTCTGGTCTACGGTGGAAATCCCAAGCTTTGCAACACAGGCAACTGCAGGCAGATATAGAGCATGATTAGAGATCTAATTTTGGCTCTTGTGGGGTTATCTTTGGGATGATATCAGCCAAACTTCGTTACAGCTGCTGTtgaaagaaataacaaattttgtttcatttctgttctcttctaTTTGGGAACAAAAGCTAGTTTAATTATGACAACAAAGTAGAAATAACTGTTACAAGCACATTGGgatctgattttttaaaacacGGCCCCATGTGAGATACTGTAATGTCTCCCTAAGTAACTCTTCAGTCATTAGTGGTGTGTGGTGCCAGTGGCCCAAGTGCTTTCTGTGAAACAGAGCTGAGGGCTTGGTGTGCAATAGGACAGTGTGTTACTGTGTCCTGATGGGGGATGGATGACAAAGGTGTGAAAACCTTATTCTAGTCGGTTAGAAAGGACTTCTAAAAAATATCCAGTTCTAGTAGTGGGGGGGAGTATAACCCCTTTTTAGTAGTTATATTTCGTAGTTCTTAGTCTTAACTGAAAGCTTTCTATTATAAATGTACTTCCTCAGAACAGTTGGCTTAACTTACACTTTAAAATGTGGGGGTGGAAAGGCAGTTCCTTGTTCTtaggaaaaatatgttaaaataagTTACTTATGGTGCTGCATTGGTTCCCCCTTCAGCAGAAGTGTATTCCCTTTCTAACTCCTGCCTAATGTAACATCATGGTTAAGAGGATGAGATTTCTATCTTGAAAATGAGTTCCTGCCTGTGGGCATTGCCTGCTGCAGTGAGAGTTCTGAATTACAGATCCTGCCCTGTGAGTTACTGAGCTGGCTCTGCTGCCAAGTTTGCTTTCAGGGTAAGGAAAAGCAGCCTCCAGGGAGGAATGGGGCTCAAATGTTCACCAGTGGGCAAAAGGCAGGGTCAGCATGGCCTTTCCTCTGCTTGGGGTGGTACAGCTTCTCCAAAAGTACCTAAGATTTCACTTGGGAGGAACTGCTGTGAGCTGGATGAGATGTCTTAAGGACAGCAAGGACAAGCCATGGCTGCTTTCCCTGCTTGCTGGGTGGGTTTAATGTGAATCGGTACAGTGTGGTTGGAGCAGTTGTACATCTCTCTATCCCTCTATGTtagagcacaagtcctatgaggagcagctgagggagctggagtttaacctggagaagaggaggctcaggggagacctcctcactctctacaactccctgacaggagggtgtagccaggtgggcgtcagtctcttctcccaggcaaccagcagtaggacaagagggcacggtcttaagctgtgccaggggaggtttagattagacattaggaagaagttctttacagagaagtcaccgtccctggagcTATTTAAGAGACTGGATGTGccacttagtgccatggtctagtagacAAGGTGGTGTTAAGTCAAAGGTTtgactcgatgatctcagaggtcttttccaatctcgttcactctgtgattctgtagaGCCCCGGCGCAGGTTATTGGGGCGCAGCCCTTGCTCTGTTTGGGGTCGGGACCTCGCTCGCCCCAAAGCCGCCGGGAGCCCTGAGGGCTGTCGGTGCTCCATCAGCGcgcagcagagctgctcctcaccCCTTCCTGGAGGGAAAACCCCCCGTTCCCGGCGCGGGGGCCCCTCGCCCcgccccggagccgccgcggcCCGCCCTGCGCTGGGGCTGCGGCGCCGGCCCAGCCCCGctccgcggccgccgccgggagGGAGCCGGGCCCGTCAGcgccggcggccgcggcccctGCGCCGAGCGGCGGTAAGAgggggcggcccggcccggggggcggccccgggggccCGGGGGCGGTGGgagggcggggggcggcgggcagGGCCCGGGCCCGGCACCGCCGAGGGGGCgccgcggcggctccgggccCGGCCGGGTAGGGCtgcgccggggccgcggggcgaGCTCGGCTGGGTGAGCTCGGCTGGGTGAGCTCGGCTGGGTGAGCTCGGCACTGCATCCCCGTGCTCCCTGCGCATCCCACAGCCCGCCCCGGGCTCGTTTTCCCCCGTGGCCCATTGATGAGCCTCGGCAGCGGCGCCGGGAAGAGCGGTgcccgggccggggctgcaGCCGCTGCTGCCGGCGGGCGGGGTGGGATGGGGACGGCACCCCGTGTGCTCCCTCGGGAATGGCGCTGGGAGGGACCGGGGAGGGCCTCACGCGGAACGGGCTGCGGAGGGGAAAACTGCGGAATTTCACAAGCATCCCCTGTCATTTGGAAGGGGGACGGGGCTGCAGCTCGCCTTTTGCTGGGATGCAAGGGAAAGCAGGCTGCGATGTGGCAGGTGAACAGAGAGAGAGCTCAGCGCTGGAATGAAGCCTGAGGCAGGGCAGCCCTCGGGGTCAGGGCAGCTGTCAAGTGCTGTCTCCTGCAGAGCAGTGGGGCAGCGCTGGTGGTGAGAAGGAACTGCTTCAACCTTGGTCAAGGTGTGCTCCATGGAAGCAGAGTGAAATTTATGTAGTGCTGGTGTGCATCTGATGGTTTGAGGACCTTTAGCGAAAAGAGCCGgtggaaaaatgttttgtttaaattttaatcTGTTGGGGTTTTGTCCTGCgtttctgtttttattaaaaataaatgaaagtgcCAAGAAGTAGGCTTTGCTCCATTAAGAGGCAGAATTGTTTCTGTGAAAGGAAAGATGATGATTGTGCTTCTGGAAGAGGTATTGTCGAGCTTATTTACCCAGTGGAAAGAGGATATGTTCTAGATGTGTTCTGGCAAATAATAGCAGTAATCCAGCAGAAAAGAGTAGACTATTGCAAACTAAACAACTAAACCAACAAGTGTGCCTTTTTAACTC
It encodes:
- the DEPDC7 gene encoding DEP domain-containing protein 7, coding for MATVREKAAALNLSAVCSPAARPPGFSLAQKPFGATYVWSSIISALQAQVEVKKRRQNLKCYHDCFIGSDAVDVVFAHLLQNKYFGDVDISRAKVVRVCQALMDYKVFEAVSTRVFGKDKRSVFEDSSSSLYRFTNTSNQTEFDRDYLQCTPQRHERSMLFHSTPVKPENLEDLWENLSLRPANTPQVNISDSLSRRVINEVWQEQTIARLLQLVDLPLLESLLEHQEIRPQLPQPRKGAGYVITSNYLDREILKAFSDSQTDEWLSAAIDCLEYLPDHMVVDISRNLPDQPDQADTWKLLLFDNIGRYYSQKKEPLLSHAPEIHLEIAELLVNGKMEQSLEAVQLYLKLLDSQVREEFRRLLYFMAVAAHNSELKLQKESDNRMVVKRTFSKAIINNKNLSRGKTDLLILFLVDNQRDVLKIPGTLHKMVSDKLLALQKGQDPSKITGYTFCQKLDEREYRSNTEKTTRDELLSLLKAIDEDSKLSDKERKRLLDQFHSSNPSIFMQYFGDRVTNMCV